In one window of Hymenobacter nivis DNA:
- a CDS encoding carboxypeptidase regulatory-like domain-containing protein, with translation MKRYYHSCLFLFLTFAAGLSPAQAQARLPRPRLLAANAPRPAPIVPAAAPAAPVAAPVAAPVALAGRVETTAGALPGAVVRLPRFGQSCVTDAQGNFRFTLPAGTGPEAVVVAYAGFADVTAAFQPGTTLAVVQLLTPVSISLTKQQQLKTYLKNAHRAVKHDLRQIR, from the coding sequence CCGGGCTTAGCCCCGCCCAGGCCCAGGCCAGGCTGCCGCGCCCCAGGCTGCTGGCCGCCAACGCGCCACGCCCGGCTCCGATAGTGCCAGCCGCCGCACCGGCCGCGCCGGTAGCCGCGCCAGTAGCCGCGCCGGTAGCGCTGGCCGGCCGCGTCGAAACGACGGCCGGGGCCCTGCCCGGGGCCGTGGTGCGCCTACCGCGCTTCGGCCAGTCGTGCGTGACCGATGCGCAAGGCAACTTCCGCTTCACCCTCCCTGCCGGCACGGGCCCCGAGGCCGTGGTGGTAGCGTACGCCGGCTTTGCCGATGTGACGGCGGCCTTCCAGCCCGGCACCACGCTGGCCGTGGTGCAGCTGCTCACGCCGGTCAGCATTTCGCTCACCAAGCAGCAGCAGCTCAAGACCTACCTGAAAAACGCCCACCGCGCGGTGAAGCACGACCTGCGCCAGATCAGGTAG